TCCGGGTTAATTCAGTGCGCTCTGTTTCTTGTATTCTCTTACCAGCTCTGCCATCCTGTCTTTTTTAAGGAGTTTCTGCTTCTGGATCCTTTTCCTCTCGAACTCTTCTTCAGGGGTAAGGTAGCGCTTATTGTCAATCTCTGACAGGAGTGAGTCAAGACTCCTGTGTTCCTCGCTCAGCTTCTTGAATTCTTCGTTTTCTTTTTTCAGGAGTTCGACAATTTCTTGCTCTTTCAATGTTGCCTCCTTTTTGGATGAATATATATAGCTCTGTGAGCCTGACATCATTAGCGAATAAGCGTTTATGAGGATATTCTCAGTCTGAATTATATCTCCTTGGCAATCCTTTCTGCAAGTTTATACGAGTTTTCTATGCAGTCATTGACTCCGATGCCCTGATATGCGTTTCCGGTTATGTACAATCTGCTGAAACGGCTGCATGCCTCAGAGATTCTCTCGAGTATTTTTTCGTGTTTCGGTGCATACTGCGGGATGCCTTTTTCGTGTTTATACACCTTTGTAAAATCGGGCTGGACATCTATTCCCATTATATCTTTCAGTTCATCCATGACAAGATCCCTGAGTCTGTCATCATCTTCAAGTGCAAGATCCGATCTTCTTACCCCTCCGAGCATGCTCCTGAGCAGCACATGGCCGTCCGGAGCCCTGTTCGGGAATATGCTCGAATCCCAGAGCGTACCGAGTATCTTTCTTCCTTCCCTGCTCGGGATCAGGAACCCAAAACCGTCGAGCGGATGCCTGATCCTTTCCCGTCTGTAGCCGAAACATACCACAGAGATCGAGGGATAAGGGATTTCGTTGAGGGTTGATGCAAGGTCTTTGGCAAGGTCTTTCACCATAGCGGATGCCTCAAACGCAGGAGTGGCAAGGACGACGCCTCTGGTTTCTATCGTCGAACCGTCCGAAAGGCTGACGTGATACCTGTCCCCTTTTTTATCGACTGAAACCCCCTTCACCCCTGTCTTCAAACGGGTTCCGAGAAACTGTGTCAGCGTTCCTATCATCACTTCCATCCCATCGAAGAAGGAAGTCAGAATACCGCCCGGTCCTGCGCCCACCTTTTCCCCGGTCTTTCTGGCTTCTTTTTTAAGTTTGATCATCCCCCGTATCAGACTTCCGTATTTCTGCTCGAGATTGTATACCTTCGGGAAACAGCTCCTGAGGCTCATCTTTTCGGGGTCACCGGCATAAATACCTGATGCCATCGGGTCGATCAGTTTTTCATACGCCTCTCTGCCCAGCCGTCTTATTGCGAACTCTGCGAGAGTTTCGTCGTTTCCACCGCCCCTGGGAGCGAATATCTCCCAGATGATTCTGAGTCTGCCGGAAAGCGAGAGAAGGTTGGAACCGAAAAATGACGCAGGGGATTCAGGCAGCCGATGAAGAGTGCCGTCGGAATAAATAAACCTTTTTCTTGAGTTTTCGTTGCTCCGCAATGCAGAGAGGGAGAGTTTCGAGACGAGTTCGAGGGTTTTGGGCCTGTTGTCGAGAAACCCGTTGACGCCCCCCTCACATAAATACCCGTTGGATTTATCAGTCCAGATCTTCCCTCCGGCCCTATCCCCTGACTCGATGACGGTAATCTCTAGGGAAGGCGAACGTTCAAGCAGAAAATAGGCTAGTGAAAGGCCGGTGATTCCTCCTCCGATGATGACCAGGTTCATAGTAGTTCACTTCAATATTAGCATAAAAGGTGTGAAGACGCCATCTCATGTTTTTCTGCTGTCCTCACAGCAGGGAGGGATGCGGGCGACAGATCTGTCAACCCCCTGATTCTGCTGACCGGTCCCTGGTCGCCAGGGAAAGAAAGAGTTTCCTGTCATGAGAATACAGAATAAGCCCGTCACTCTCAAACGAATCAAGAACGGATTCCACCTCATGAAGGGAAAGTCCGAGAGTTTCCGCTACCCTGACGATCTCCTGTGATACTTCGACGGCAGAGAGATACACCCGGCCTTCGAGCGGACTGAGCAGACGGGTGTGTACTTTCCCGTCGCGGTTTGTCTCGATCTGAAAGCCGCCTAAGGTTTCCCTGAAAACCATGTAATTCTCTGCAGGGTTTTTGCTTTTGATCTCCTCGACCGCATTGCGTATTGTCCCTGAAATTCTGTACTGTTCGTCATCATTAGAGAACTCATATGGATACGGGTAATTCGAATATGAGGGCATGCTGAAGTCCTCGAAAATCAGGGAGAAGATCGAAGCGCTGTGTTTTCTGATACCATAACTTTCACTGTTCAGATATACGGGACAATCCGTAGGCAGATAAAACTCGCCCGGAAATATCTGGATATTCTCGCTCACGAGTATGTGGGCTATGCGTTCCATAACCCTCAGATTTTCTCTCATGTCGTGTTCACTCATCATGGGAAAACAGGTGAAAAGGTTGAATTGCACAGGCACCTTCAGTTCGGCAACCGCTTTCAGAACCTCTACATTCTTCAGCGCGGTTACCCCTTTGTTCATAAGCTGCAATATCCTTTCGCTGAATGTTTCGATGCCGATCTGGAAGTTTGAGGTCCATGTGCCGAAACGCAGTATGGATGCCAGCACGTCCCTGTTTATTCTGTCCGCCCTGAATTCTGCATAGATGAAATTGAAATATTTCCCCTCGAGGTAATGCGAGATATCAATAATCAATTGCGGGTCTTTCAGCGCGTCAGAGTCGAGAATGAAGAAATTTCTGAGGTCTCCGGAAATGTTCTGGTAGTATGCAAATTCGTCTTTCAGGCGGTCTGCAGTCTTTGTCTGGCAGGTGATATTGTATGATTCATCGGGACAGAACGTGCATCGCTTCCAGGGACAACCCCTGCCGAATTCCACGGGAAGAATGATTTCGGAAAGTTCAACCGGGAAGTTTTCAAACGGGTATTGGGGAAAAGGAAGGGCATTGAGGGAGACATTCGGGCTGTATGAGGTTTTCGCGATATTGCCGCCGGGATCTCTACAGATCACATTGTGCAGTGCGTTCCTTTCGTCGCCGATATGTGCAAGGATGCTCTCCACCGCAACTTCACATTCTCCTGTCCCGATATAATCGACGTAGTCTGCGTGCGCAAGGAGATCATAGCCAAAGGCCCCCGAGCAGTCCTTGCCGCCGATAACCGTTCTGATTGCAGGGTAATGCTTCTTAATCCTTGCGCACATCATCAGCGAACTGCTCAGCTGATAGTGGGAAGAACTGAACCCGACGAGTTTTGTTCCTTCAAGATGGGGTGACAGCTTCTGAAAGGATGAGTCAAGGAACGCGGCAGCCACTTCCCTCAGTTCGTCAAACTCCTTCAGTGTCATGCCGAGCGACTCGAGCCGTTGTTCGAACCGTTCCTTTGACATGCGATATTTCTCTTCGAACAGCAGGGAAGCGAAGAGATAATCGAGCCCGAGATATTCGACCCCAAACTGTTCCGTAAGCTTCAGCAGGTTATCTGTAATGTGAGGACGCAATCCCCTCAGATACGGCAGAAAGTCCAGATGAAAGTGGAATGTCCTGACGCTTCTGCCTTTTCCGGAGAGATAGGCCTGCATAATCCCGAGGTTGATATTCGGGACATGCGCGAACCATTTCGAGATAAACCTTGCATACGGCATGGAAACGAAAATAAAATCCACGAAGCTGTTCTCCCAAAATTGTCTTCTGAGGCATTATTTAATGATGCTTCCGGTATTCACAGGATTGACATGACAATGTTTCCGTGATACGCGCTATCCCTGCCCCCTTTCAGGTGCGGGACGCACTCCATCAGGAATCCCGGATGGTCATTTTAATTTATTATTCTATATAATCTAATTGTGACAATGAAAGATAAAAAGCGCACGCGAGTGAAGCACCGTTCTCCTGAAAGGATTGCATTTCCGAATGAAGAAAAGATCCAGCCATGGCTTACCATGCTCCTCGACGCCTATTATATTGTGGATAAAGGGGTTGATGAGGCGATAAAAATGGAAATCAGGAAAGGCAGGAAGCTGTCATGCAGCAAAGGCTGTTCCCACTGCTGCAAGACCCACCAAA
The sequence above is a segment of the Nitrospirota bacterium genome. Coding sequences within it:
- a CDS encoding DUF465 domain-containing protein, whose product is MKEQEIVELLKKENEEFKKLSEEHRSLDSLLSEIDNKRYLTPEEEFERKRIQKQKLLKKDRMAELVREYKKQSALN
- the hemG gene encoding protoporphyrinogen oxidase gives rise to the protein MNLVIIGGGITGLSLAYFLLERSPSLEITVIESGDRAGGKIWTDKSNGYLCEGGVNGFLDNRPKTLELVSKLSLSALRSNENSRKRFIYSDGTLHRLPESPASFFGSNLLSLSGRLRIIWEIFAPRGGGNDETLAEFAIRRLGREAYEKLIDPMASGIYAGDPEKMSLRSCFPKVYNLEQKYGSLIRGMIKLKKEARKTGEKVGAGPGGILTSFFDGMEVMIGTLTQFLGTRLKTGVKGVSVDKKGDRYHVSLSDGSTIETRGVVLATPAFEASAMVKDLAKDLASTLNEIPYPSISVVCFGYRRERIRHPLDGFGFLIPSREGRKILGTLWDSSIFPNRAPDGHVLLRSMLGGVRRSDLALEDDDRLRDLVMDELKDIMGIDVQPDFTKVYKHEKGIPQYAPKHEKILERISEACSRFSRLYITGNAYQGIGVNDCIENSYKLAERIAKEI
- a CDS encoding radical SAM protein, which encodes MDFIFVSMPYARFISKWFAHVPNINLGIMQAYLSGKGRSVRTFHFHLDFLPYLRGLRPHITDNLLKLTEQFGVEYLGLDYLFASLLFEEKYRMSKERFEQRLESLGMTLKEFDELREVAAAFLDSSFQKLSPHLEGTKLVGFSSSHYQLSSSLMMCARIKKHYPAIRTVIGGKDCSGAFGYDLLAHADYVDYIGTGECEVAVESILAHIGDERNALHNVICRDPGGNIAKTSYSPNVSLNALPFPQYPFENFPVELSEIILPVEFGRGCPWKRCTFCPDESYNITCQTKTADRLKDEFAYYQNISGDLRNFFILDSDALKDPQLIIDISHYLEGKYFNFIYAEFRADRINRDVLASILRFGTWTSNFQIGIETFSERILQLMNKGVTALKNVEVLKAVAELKVPVQFNLFTCFPMMSEHDMRENLRVMERIAHILVSENIQIFPGEFYLPTDCPVYLNSESYGIRKHSASIFSLIFEDFSMPSYSNYPYPYEFSNDDEQYRISGTIRNAVEEIKSKNPAENYMVFRETLGGFQIETNRDGKVHTRLLSPLEGRVYLSAVEVSQEIVRVAETLGLSLHEVESVLDSFESDGLILYSHDRKLFLSLATRDRSAESGG